Proteins found in one Solitalea lacus genomic segment:
- a CDS encoding potassium channel beta subunit family protein, protein MEYKKLGKSGLQVSALSFGTWITFGKQIEDKTADSLISTAYENGINFFDGAEIYARGKAEEVLGRILKSKSWPRSSYLVSSKVFFGWEQDLPNQRGLSRKHIFEACEAALKRLQVDYLDLFFCHRPDKNTPIEETVLAMNTLIQQGKILYWGTSEWSGVEIALAHYYAAKNGLIGPLMEQPQYNMFEREKMEKEYQLLFRDFGMGTTIWSPLASGLLSGKYNNENPQDTRLFIEGLDWLKNRTLAKERVEKVKRLSQLAKKLDIPMAQLGLAWCLKNPNVSTVILGASKVEQLKQNLGALEVVPKLTEKVMNSIENILRNKPVLSEY, encoded by the coding sequence ATGGAGTACAAAAAACTAGGAAAATCAGGTTTACAGGTAAGTGCATTATCGTTTGGTACCTGGATTACTTTTGGAAAACAAATTGAAGATAAAACAGCTGATTCATTGATCAGTACAGCCTATGAAAACGGTATAAATTTTTTTGACGGTGCTGAAATTTATGCTCGTGGAAAAGCAGAAGAGGTATTGGGAAGAATCTTAAAATCAAAGAGCTGGCCTCGTAGTTCCTATCTTGTTTCGAGTAAGGTTTTCTTTGGCTGGGAACAAGATTTACCCAATCAACGAGGATTGTCCCGTAAACATATTTTTGAAGCCTGTGAGGCAGCACTGAAACGGTTACAGGTTGATTATCTGGATTTATTTTTTTGTCACCGTCCTGATAAAAATACTCCTATAGAAGAAACCGTCCTGGCTATGAATACATTGATACAGCAGGGGAAGATATTATATTGGGGAACATCAGAATGGAGTGGTGTTGAAATTGCTTTAGCGCATTATTACGCGGCTAAAAATGGTTTAATAGGTCCTTTAATGGAACAACCACAGTACAACATGTTTGAGCGAGAGAAAATGGAAAAAGAATATCAGTTGTTGTTCCGTGATTTTGGTATGGGCACTACCATTTGGTCTCCACTAGCATCAGGTTTGTTATCGGGAAAATATAATAATGAAAATCCTCAGGATACCCGTTTGTTTATTGAAGGTTTAGATTGGCTGAAAAATCGCACATTGGCGAAGGAGCGGGTAGAAAAAGTTAAGCGTTTAAGCCAGCTAGCTAAAAAGCTTGATATTCCAATGGCTCAACTTGGATTGGCTTGGTGTTTGAAAAATCCTAATGTCAGCACGGTTATACTTGGAGCATCAAAAGTAGAGCAGTTAAAACAAAATTTAGGAGCCTTGGAAGTTGTTCCTAAACTGACAGAGAAGGTTATGAATAGTATCGAGAATATTTTAAGAAATAAGCCTGTTCTGTCAGAATATTAA
- the smc gene encoding chromosome segregation protein SMC — MKLTKLEVRGFKSFGDKITINFDEGVTAIVGPNGCGKSNVVDAIRWVLGEQSAKYLRSDKMENIIFNGSRTRKPSNLAEVSLTFDNTKNILPTDFSTVTITRKLYRTGESEYRLNDVTCRLKDITDLFLDTGIGPDSYSIIELKMIEEMLNNKDGSRRNLFEEASGISKYKIRKKQTFNKLKDTEADLNRVEDILFEIEKQLKTLETQAKKTERYYRLKDQYKEVSTQLATFRIQSFKSSLEEIERQEISHNDQRMAFQAESDKVEAVVQAEKTETLVKEKNLSVQQKATNDYINGIRQYENEKKVKNEQLKYLQEKEGRLSAELVNDKNWLEGAKEILMQLEESRATEQESLNTIQRILEDLKFELEDKKTEQTELKTQVDSLTTKSRGLQDDIYKIEKERDILEIQFESLQQELNRNEGETQQKQQELDEFNAAIKRTNEAYVGKEEELNKAIAEEEALQQRIVETEAELQTTKDKISQEGRTLDAKQNEYNLTKSLVDNLEGYPESIKFLRKNASWAKNAPLLSDVFFCKEDYRIAIENYLEPYMNYYVVQNHDEALAAIKLLSDAARGRANFFILDSFNSFDANENLFTPENCLSALSIIESEEKYQKLCTFLLNNVFLAEKDEENTIKTNANSEYVILSKSGKYSKTRFSMAGGSVGLFEGKRIGRAKNLEVLQKEITKLQALITELKGKTELLTEDLQRFKASTKSAVIAQLRQELNKLNNELVTLEARQEQHKNFISNSNLRKEDIEQKINSYRKQLAEINPQVEELTVQKEETLKRLNTLQYEFNIISESVTKYSSNFNNQNIAFHQQQNKLSVILKDIEYKNSQSKVASERIEKNQTELAEAKLKISELLQNTDEGDENLLAMYEQKDALEKALTEAEEEYYKSKGKINDLESLLNELRRKKDNTEALVNQLRDKKTHLMIDMNALKERLSVEFNIEIDDLMEQALPEETEDELKQKTDKIKNQLDNFGTINPMAMEAYNEMNERYLFIITQKQDLLDAKNSLMDTINEIDGTAKTQFFEAFTQIRDNFQKVFRSLFNEEDSCDLVLVDPNDPLESDIDIIARPKGKRPLTINQLSGGEKTLTATAILFSLYLLKPAPFCIFDEVDAPLDDTNIDKFNNIIRKFSDQSQFIIVSHNKRTIASTDIIYGVTMVEQGISRVVPVDLRSVENVA, encoded by the coding sequence ATGAAGTTAACCAAGCTTGAAGTACGGGGATTTAAGAGTTTTGGAGATAAAATAACAATCAATTTCGACGAAGGTGTAACAGCCATTGTAGGACCTAATGGTTGTGGAAAATCAAACGTAGTGGATGCCATTCGTTGGGTATTAGGTGAACAAAGTGCCAAATACCTGCGATCAGACAAAATGGAGAATATTATTTTCAATGGCTCACGTACTCGTAAACCAAGCAATTTAGCTGAGGTATCGTTGACGTTTGATAATACTAAAAATATCCTTCCCACGGATTTCAGTACAGTAACCATAACACGAAAACTGTATCGTACCGGCGAAAGTGAGTATCGTTTAAACGATGTAACCTGCCGTTTAAAAGATATTACTGATTTATTTTTGGATACAGGCATCGGTCCTGACTCTTATTCAATTATTGAGTTAAAGATGATTGAAGAGATGCTGAATAATAAGGATGGATCTCGTCGTAACTTATTTGAAGAAGCTTCAGGTATTTCTAAATATAAAATCCGTAAAAAACAGACTTTCAATAAACTAAAAGATACAGAGGCAGACTTAAACCGGGTAGAGGATATCTTATTTGAAATTGAAAAACAATTAAAAACACTAGAAACTCAGGCAAAAAAAACCGAGCGATATTATCGCCTAAAGGATCAATACAAGGAGGTTAGCACACAATTGGCCACCTTCCGCATCCAATCATTTAAATCATCGCTTGAAGAAATTGAACGGCAAGAAATCAGTCATAATGATCAACGTATGGCCTTTCAAGCAGAAAGCGATAAGGTGGAAGCAGTTGTTCAGGCTGAAAAAACGGAAACTTTAGTAAAAGAGAAAAACCTTTCAGTTCAACAAAAAGCGACCAATGATTATATAAACGGCATCCGACAATACGAAAACGAAAAGAAAGTTAAAAACGAGCAACTTAAATACCTACAGGAAAAAGAAGGTCGTTTATCAGCTGAATTGGTTAACGATAAAAACTGGTTGGAAGGAGCAAAAGAAATCTTAATGCAGTTGGAGGAAAGCAGGGCTACTGAACAAGAAAGTCTTAATACCATTCAACGGATTTTGGAAGATTTAAAATTTGAACTTGAAGATAAAAAAACTGAACAAACAGAATTAAAAACCCAAGTTGATAGTCTAACCACTAAAAGCAGAGGCTTACAAGACGATATTTATAAGATTGAAAAAGAGCGGGATATCCTAGAAATTCAATTCGAATCTCTTCAACAGGAATTAAATCGCAACGAAGGTGAAACCCAGCAAAAACAGCAAGAGCTTGATGAGTTTAACGCTGCTATAAAACGAACCAATGAGGCTTACGTTGGAAAAGAAGAAGAACTGAATAAAGCCATAGCGGAAGAAGAAGCTTTGCAGCAACGTATTGTTGAAACAGAAGCAGAACTGCAGACAACAAAGGATAAGATCTCACAGGAGGGTCGTACTTTAGATGCCAAGCAAAACGAATACAATCTAACCAAAAGTTTGGTTGATAACCTGGAAGGTTACCCTGAATCTATCAAGTTTTTGCGTAAAAATGCAAGTTGGGCTAAAAATGCTCCGTTGTTGTCCGATGTTTTCTTTTGTAAGGAAGATTATCGTATTGCCATTGAGAATTATTTGGAGCCTTATATGAATTATTATGTGGTACAGAACCATGATGAGGCTTTGGCTGCAATTAAATTATTAAGTGATGCAGCAAGAGGTCGTGCAAACTTCTTCATCCTGGATTCATTCAACAGCTTTGACGCTAATGAAAACCTTTTTACACCTGAAAACTGCCTTTCAGCACTTTCTATCATTGAATCAGAAGAAAAGTACCAAAAGCTTTGTACTTTTTTACTGAACAATGTTTTCTTGGCTGAAAAGGATGAAGAAAATACCATAAAGACAAATGCTAATAGTGAGTATGTTATTCTGAGCAAATCTGGTAAGTATTCTAAAACTCGCTTTAGCATGGCTGGAGGGTCCGTTGGACTGTTTGAAGGAAAACGTATCGGCCGAGCTAAAAACCTTGAAGTACTTCAAAAGGAAATTACCAAACTTCAGGCACTGATTACAGAATTAAAAGGCAAAACCGAGTTGCTGACTGAAGATTTACAACGTTTTAAAGCAAGTACCAAATCAGCTGTAATAGCACAATTAAGACAAGAGCTGAATAAGCTGAACAATGAACTTGTTACACTTGAAGCTCGCCAGGAGCAACATAAAAATTTCATCAGTAACTCCAACCTTCGAAAAGAAGATATTGAACAGAAAATTAACAGTTACCGTAAGCAATTGGCAGAAATAAATCCGCAAGTTGAAGAGTTAACTGTTCAAAAAGAAGAAACTTTAAAACGCTTAAATACCCTTCAATATGAATTCAACATCATTTCTGAAAGTGTAACCAAATATTCTAGCAATTTCAATAACCAAAACATTGCATTCCATCAACAACAAAACAAGCTTTCAGTAATTCTGAAAGATATTGAATATAAAAACAGTCAATCAAAGGTCGCTAGCGAACGTATTGAGAAAAACCAAACTGAATTAGCTGAGGCTAAACTTAAAATTTCCGAACTACTGCAAAATACAGATGAAGGAGATGAGAATCTTTTGGCTATGTATGAGCAGAAAGATGCTTTGGAAAAAGCCTTGACTGAAGCAGAAGAAGAATATTATAAATCAAAGGGCAAGATTAACGACCTAGAATCATTATTAAATGAGCTTCGACGAAAAAAAGATAATACAGAAGCTTTGGTTAATCAATTACGTGATAAGAAAACGCATTTAATGATTGACATGAATGCTCTTAAAGAACGCTTGTCTGTTGAATTCAATATTGAAATTGATGATTTGATGGAACAAGCGCTCCCTGAAGAAACCGAAGATGAGCTGAAACAGAAAACTGACAAAATTAAAAACCAACTAGATAATTTCGGTACCATTAACCCAATGGCGATGGAGGCATACAATGAAATGAATGAACGTTATTTGTTCATTATTACTCAAAAGCAAGATTTATTGGATGCTAAAAATTCGCTAATGGATACCATCAATGAAATTGACGGAACAGCAAAAACACAGTTCTTTGAAGCTTTTACTCAAATCCGAGATAATTTCCAAAAGGTTTTCCGCTCTTTATTTAATGAAGAAGATTCTTGTGATTTGGTATTGGTAGATCCTAATGATCCTTTGGAGTCTGACATCGACATTATTGCACGTCCTAAGGGAAAACGTCCATTAACAATTAACCAATTATCGGGAGGGGAAAAAACACTTACGGCCACGGCCATTCTGTTTTCTCTTTATCTGTTAAAACCTGCGCCTTTCTGTATTTTCGATGAGGTTGACGCGCCATTGGATGATACCAACATTGATAAATTCAATAATATCATTCGTAAATTTTCAGATCAGTCGCAATTCATAATTGTTTCACATAATAAACGCACAATTGCCAGCACCGATATTATTTATGGAGTAACCATGGTTGAACAAGGTATTTCAAGAGTTGTTCCTGTAGACTTGCGTAGCGTTGAAAATGTAGCGTAA
- a CDS encoding acyl-CoA thioesterase: protein MTEYSIPISVRWADLDPNLHVRHSVYYDFGAQVRTYFLSENGVTPLVMIQNNFGPVLFREEAVFKREIRFGDQLLINIKLLKLKRDFSRYSILHELVKDDGKVCATIVVDGAWMDTKIRKLITPPAIATNMIDVMPKAENFEWMD from the coding sequence ATGACAGAATATTCGATACCCATTAGTGTTCGTTGGGCTGACTTAGACCCAAATTTACATGTGAGACATTCTGTATATTACGATTTCGGAGCACAGGTTCGTACTTATTTCCTCTCTGAAAATGGAGTGACCCCACTTGTAATGATTCAGAATAATTTTGGACCGGTTCTATTTAGAGAAGAAGCTGTATTTAAAAGAGAAATACGTTTTGGAGATCAACTTTTAATTAATATAAAATTATTAAAGTTGAAAAGAGATTTTTCTAGGTATTCCATCTTACATGAATTAGTAAAAGATGATGGGAAGGTGTGTGCTACAATTGTGGTTGATGGGGCATGGATGGATACTAAAATACGAAAATTGATAACTCCACCGGCAATTGCCACAAATATGATTGATGTTATGCCTAAAGCTGAAAACTTTGAGTGGATGGATTAA
- a CDS encoding alpha-L-fucosidase — protein MKKSILRIVLLAILILASSSSFAQEKEFPYKWPADPLVNKNLKQWQDWKFGVIIHWGPYSQWGVVESWSLCPEDEDWCIRRGPHAQSYEEYKKAYENIRTVFNPVQFNPQKWAAAAKNAGMKYVVFTTKHHDGFCMYDSKYTDYKITDKGSVFSKNPKSNIAKEVFTAFRNQGLGVGAYFSKPDWHSENYWWPYFPPLDRNVNYDPAKYPDRWKNFQQYTYNQLEELTLDYGKLDILWLDGGQVRPAESLTEETKAWLGKKRWIQDVNMKRIAEMARKNQPGILMVDRTVHGDFENYRTPEQQIPTIVPAYPWESCITLGDSWYSTGPNERYKSVNWAIHTLIEIVAKGGNLLLGVGPDKSGDLVPEVYERLKGIGAWMEINNEGIYATEPISPYQVDKWRFTKSKQNNYAYAFYLADEKESTIPTEINLPAIQPSNNSAIHLLGYDKPLKWKKGTKGTLITVPTQAIAKLKGQPAWTFRVTVNATKQN, from the coding sequence ATGAAGAAAAGTATACTGAGAATAGTGCTTTTGGCAATATTGATTTTGGCATCATCGAGTTCATTTGCTCAGGAAAAAGAATTTCCTTACAAATGGCCGGCTGATCCGTTAGTGAATAAAAACTTAAAGCAATGGCAGGATTGGAAGTTTGGAGTTATCATTCATTGGGGGCCATATAGTCAGTGGGGTGTAGTAGAAAGTTGGAGCCTTTGCCCTGAAGATGAGGATTGGTGTATTCGTAGGGGGCCTCATGCTCAAAGTTATGAGGAATATAAAAAGGCTTATGAGAATATCCGGACAGTTTTCAATCCTGTTCAGTTTAATCCCCAAAAATGGGCTGCTGCAGCAAAAAATGCCGGGATGAAATATGTGGTTTTTACCACAAAGCATCATGATGGTTTTTGCATGTACGACTCTAAATATACAGATTATAAGATAACCGATAAGGGAAGTGTATTTAGTAAGAACCCTAAAAGCAACATTGCCAAAGAAGTATTTACTGCATTCAGAAATCAGGGATTAGGAGTAGGTGCTTATTTCTCAAAACCCGATTGGCATAGTGAAAACTATTGGTGGCCATACTTCCCTCCATTAGATCGTAATGTGAATTATGATCCTGCAAAATATCCTGATCGATGGAAAAATTTCCAGCAATATACCTACAATCAGCTAGAAGAATTGACTTTGGATTATGGCAAATTGGATATTCTTTGGTTGGATGGGGGACAGGTGCGTCCTGCTGAATCATTAACAGAAGAAACAAAAGCTTGGTTAGGAAAAAAGCGCTGGATTCAAGATGTTAATATGAAGCGTATTGCTGAAATGGCTCGTAAAAATCAGCCGGGAATATTAATGGTCGACAGAACAGTTCATGGAGATTTTGAAAACTACCGTACACCAGAACAACAAATTCCGACTATCGTTCCAGCTTATCCTTGGGAAAGTTGCATCACTTTGGGAGACAGTTGGTACAGCACCGGGCCTAATGAGCGATACAAATCAGTTAACTGGGCCATTCACACTTTAATTGAAATAGTTGCTAAGGGCGGCAATCTATTATTGGGTGTTGGACCTGACAAATCAGGAGATTTAGTGCCAGAAGTTTATGAACGTTTAAAAGGTATAGGTGCATGGATGGAAATCAATAATGAGGGTATTTATGCTACAGAGCCAATTAGTCCTTATCAAGTTGATAAATGGAGATTCACAAAAAGTAAGCAGAATAACTATGCATATGCATTTTATTTAGCAGATGAAAAAGAATCGACAATTCCTACAGAAATCAACTTGCCTGCTATACAACCTTCTAATAATAGTGCAATCCATTTGTTAGGATATGATAAGCCTTTGAAATGGAAAAAGGGAACAAAAGGTACTTTGATTACAGTACCTACACAGGCAATTGCCAAACTTAAAGGACAACCGGCCTGGACATTCCGAGTTACCGTTAATGCAACAAAACAGAACTAA
- the lgt gene encoding prolipoprotein diacylglyceryl transferase produces MLNFITWDVSREIFSIGPIVLRWYGLLFASGFAIGYFIMQKIFRKEGIKDEVLDRLTMYMVVSTVLGARLGHCLFYEPEYYLKHPLKILMIWEGGLASHGAAIGILLGLYFFSKNVSKRPYLWILDRIVIVVALGGACIRLGNLFNSEIYGKVTDVPWAFRFVMADGPNAAPRHPTQIYEALFCIALFLFLLWYYNKYVTQLKTGIIFSYFLIFLFAFRFFIEYLKAEQVEFEKGMSLNMGQWLSVPFVIVGILLLIKQSKTQPHNYLVTDPQKPTA; encoded by the coding sequence ATGTTGAATTTCATAACTTGGGATGTAAGCAGAGAGATATTCTCAATTGGCCCTATTGTATTGCGTTGGTATGGTTTATTGTTTGCATCTGGCTTTGCAATAGGCTATTTCATCATGCAAAAGATATTCAGAAAAGAAGGAATTAAGGATGAGGTACTTGATCGATTAACCATGTATATGGTGGTTTCAACAGTACTGGGAGCTCGTTTAGGACATTGTTTATTTTATGAGCCTGAATATTATTTAAAACATCCTCTTAAAATTTTAATGATTTGGGAAGGCGGATTGGCTAGCCATGGAGCGGCAATCGGTATATTGCTTGGACTTTATTTCTTTTCAAAAAATGTCTCAAAACGCCCTTACTTATGGATTTTAGACCGAATTGTAATTGTTGTTGCATTAGGAGGCGCTTGTATTCGATTGGGAAATTTATTCAATTCAGAGATTTACGGTAAGGTTACAGATGTACCCTGGGCTTTCCGTTTTGTTATGGCTGACGGTCCCAATGCAGCCCCTCGTCATCCGACACAAATTTATGAAGCATTGTTTTGTATAGCATTGTTTCTGTTTCTTCTTTGGTATTACAACAAATATGTAACCCAACTTAAGACCGGAATTATTTTTTCCTATTTCCTTATCTTCTTATTTGCATTCCGCTTCTTTATCGAATACCTCAAAGCTGAACAAGTTGAGTTTGAAAAAGGAATGTCTTTAAACATGGGACAATGGCTAAGCGTTCCGTTTGTGATTGTGGGTATTTTATTATTGATTAAGCAAAGTAAAACACAGCCTCATAATTACCTGGTTACAGATCCACAAAAGCCAACTGCGTAA
- a CDS encoding TlpA family protein disulfide reductase, translated as MKSVLVTFIILLQTCFASAQQVKPVKVNELNQRISGGKDTTFVINFWATWCAPCVKEIPHFAELQKEFKTEKLKVILVSMDFKSKLESIVIPFVQQKNIPLEIFLLDEKDQGVAIDKIDPTWSGALPATLIVNNSKSVRNFYERDFTYDELKHTYLTIKN; from the coding sequence ATGAAATCAGTTTTGGTCACCTTCATTATATTGCTTCAAACCTGTTTTGCTTCAGCTCAACAAGTAAAACCTGTCAAAGTCAACGAACTAAATCAAAGGATTTCCGGGGGTAAGGACACTACTTTTGTTATTAATTTTTGGGCTACCTGGTGCGCACCCTGCGTTAAAGAAATTCCGCATTTCGCTGAATTACAAAAAGAGTTTAAAACAGAAAAATTGAAAGTGATTTTGGTAAGCATGGACTTTAAATCGAAGCTTGAATCAATAGTGATTCCTTTTGTTCAGCAAAAAAATATTCCACTTGAAATTTTTTTGCTTGACGAAAAGGATCAGGGGGTAGCAATTGATAAAATAGATCCAACCTGGTCAGGAGCATTACCGGCCACCTTAATTGTTAACAATAGCAAGTCGGTTCGTAATTTCTATGAGCGTGACTTTACTTATGATGAATTAAAGCATACTTATCTCACCATTAAAAATTAA
- a CDS encoding peptide-N-glycosidase F-related protein, with the protein MRKFITSLLVVLFASITTLLFAKSADTLHVVTHNKTTIVTDPAKGFKPYRKWGVFPAAELPIRKITMHVRFGCPDSLRCADWDYMDRISIVRKGGKKGEELDFEIGRMLTPYGGAFGKDWTFSWEVDVTDFSLFLRDSVEVEYKHTGYEPNNDRGWAVTIDFEIVKGKPVLEPISIQKIYDDSFSYGDANNPINKALKPVSFTANENAAFARLRIVQTGHGMDEPDNCAEFCNKYRELWFDGKLIDKRSIWKKCGDNPLYPQAGTWVIDRAYWCPGNLMQPDLFDLIVHPGSQHTVKASMQNYISSKPSANEVISAYLIQYKKPSIQNDIALEDVIAPSSKAIYKRQNPVGANPQIVVKNVGSNKIESLLIQYGTVGFSKKQFEWKGAIAPGKMETITLPGLIESQNGANQFKAEVVKTNGKKDGYVADNSLKVPFNGVPVHDNSVVFYFLTNNQPEHNAYILFNSEGKTVKERKLGTLKANTIYRDTIKLAEGAYTLALIDTAGDGLEFWFNGKGGWGVARLMNLKDEMLKAFESDCGSGWLYNFKVGSNPDAINTDQATIGLYPTRTKDKTTLDYFANKADDVLVQLLTDPEGKIVEEHRYQQFKEGLFNYDLSRYPKGRFYLKVIVNGQERFKKRVRLKE; encoded by the coding sequence ATGAGGAAATTTATTACATCGTTGCTTGTTGTACTATTTGCCAGCATAACTACACTATTGTTTGCCAAGTCAGCGGACACTCTCCATGTAGTTACGCATAATAAAACAACAATAGTAACTGACCCAGCAAAAGGGTTTAAACCATATAGAAAATGGGGAGTCTTCCCAGCCGCAGAGTTGCCCATTAGAAAAATAACAATGCATGTAAGATTTGGCTGTCCCGATAGTTTGCGATGTGCTGATTGGGACTATATGGATCGTATAAGTATAGTTCGTAAAGGTGGTAAAAAAGGAGAGGAGCTGGATTTCGAAATTGGGCGAATGCTTACGCCATATGGTGGGGCGTTTGGGAAGGATTGGACGTTTAGCTGGGAAGTTGACGTTACAGATTTTAGCTTATTTTTACGTGATAGTGTTGAAGTAGAATATAAACACACCGGTTATGAGCCTAACAATGACAGAGGATGGGCAGTAACTATCGACTTTGAGATTGTAAAGGGGAAGCCGGTTTTAGAGCCAATTTCTATTCAGAAGATTTACGATGATTCATTCAGCTATGGAGATGCAAATAATCCAATAAATAAGGCATTAAAACCAGTGTCATTCACTGCTAATGAAAATGCTGCTTTTGCCCGTTTGAGAATTGTTCAAACCGGCCATGGTATGGATGAACCTGATAACTGTGCGGAGTTTTGCAATAAATACCGGGAGTTGTGGTTCGATGGTAAATTGATTGATAAGCGCTCAATCTGGAAAAAATGCGGTGATAACCCTTTGTATCCCCAAGCTGGCACATGGGTAATTGATAGGGCTTATTGGTGTCCTGGTAACCTTATGCAACCAGATTTGTTTGATCTGATTGTTCATCCAGGTAGCCAACATACTGTTAAAGCAAGTATGCAAAACTATATTTCGTCAAAACCTAGTGCCAATGAGGTAATTAGTGCTTATTTGATTCAATACAAAAAGCCAAGTATACAAAACGATATTGCCTTAGAAGATGTAATAGCTCCATCTTCTAAAGCAATTTATAAACGTCAAAATCCGGTAGGAGCAAACCCTCAAATAGTTGTTAAAAATGTTGGATCGAATAAAATTGAAAGTTTGCTGATTCAATATGGTACAGTTGGTTTTTCTAAAAAACAGTTTGAATGGAAAGGCGCTATTGCCCCAGGAAAAATGGAAACCATAACTCTGCCTGGCTTAATTGAGTCTCAAAACGGAGCAAATCAATTTAAAGCAGAAGTGGTTAAAACCAACGGTAAAAAAGATGGATATGTTGCAGACAATAGCCTGAAGGTGCCTTTTAATGGGGTGCCTGTTCATGATAATTCCGTAGTATTTTATTTTTTAACGAATAATCAGCCCGAGCATAATGCCTATATTTTATTCAACAGTGAAGGTAAAACTGTTAAGGAGCGAAAGCTGGGGACATTAAAAGCTAATACAATTTATAGAGATACTATAAAGTTGGCTGAAGGTGCATATACCTTAGCCCTTATTGATACAGCAGGTGATGGCTTGGAGTTTTGGTTTAATGGCAAAGGAGGCTGGGGAGTTGCTCGTTTGATGAATTTAAAAGATGAAATGCTAAAAGCATTTGAATCTGATTGCGGATCGGGTTGGTTATATAATTTTAAGGTTGGATCTAACCCTGATGCTATTAACACTGATCAAGCTACAATTGGCTTGTATCCAACCAGAACTAAAGATAAAACTACACTTGACTACTTTGCAAACAAAGCAGATGACGTATTAGTGCAATTATTGACTGATCCTGAAGGCAAAATTGTAGAGGAACACCGTTATCAACAGTTTAAAGAAGGTTTATTTAATTATGATTTAAGTAGATATCCTAAAGGGAGATTTTATCTTAAGGTAATTGTAAATGGACAAGAACGGTTTAAAAAACGTGTTCGTTTAAAGGAATAA
- a CDS encoding esterase-like activity of phytase family protein, translating into MKKNTGLILLTFIFISFIGLLASCKKNIYTGAMATSDSSFQNWRFIGEQILPTDFMFQSTPVGGLSGIDFNPLTNQYYVISDDRSELAPARFYTFKLHFTANSFDSVKINGVSYLRQPNGNLYPSKNQDKTNVPDPESIRYVNATNTLLWTSEGDRKIDEDDTLLINPWLRETKTDGNYLSDLPIPENYNMQKKELGMRQNGSVESLALTPDEQFIYIVNEEPLFQDGPPADFNETESYVRITKIKRTTKEILAQYAYKLDKVHAAPLNPNGFKINGVAELLAISENKLYVMERSFAIGATPSNSIRVFEVDLQNATNVINMPSLANAQFKPVAKQLVYNLSKLKSEVDNVEGICFGPNLPNGNKTILLVSDNNFSTIQKTQFLVFELIK; encoded by the coding sequence ATGAAAAAAAACACTGGTTTAATTCTGTTAACCTTTATTTTCATTAGTTTTATAGGCCTTTTAGCCTCATGTAAAAAAAATATTTATACCGGAGCTATGGCTACTTCGGATAGTTCATTTCAAAACTGGCGCTTTATTGGTGAGCAAATTCTGCCTACCGATTTCATGTTTCAAAGTACCCCTGTTGGCGGACTATCAGGTATAGACTTTAATCCTTTAACTAATCAATACTATGTAATTTCTGATGATAGATCAGAACTGGCTCCTGCACGATTTTATACTTTTAAACTTCATTTTACTGCAAATTCATTTGATAGTGTCAAAATTAACGGAGTTTCCTATTTAAGACAGCCTAATGGAAATTTGTACCCAAGTAAGAATCAAGACAAAACCAATGTACCTGACCCCGAATCAATTCGCTATGTAAATGCAACAAACACACTACTTTGGACAAGTGAGGGAGATCGAAAAATAGACGAAGATGATACTTTATTAATAAATCCTTGGTTAAGAGAGACGAAAACAGATGGGAATTATCTATCTGATTTACCTATTCCGGAAAACTATAATATGCAAAAAAAGGAATTGGGAATGCGGCAAAATGGATCAGTTGAAAGTTTAGCGTTAACCCCGGATGAACAGTTTATTTATATTGTCAATGAGGAACCTCTTTTTCAGGATGGACCGCCAGCAGATTTTAATGAGACTGAATCTTATGTTCGTATTACCAAAATAAAGCGTACAACCAAAGAAATCTTAGCCCAATATGCTTATAAATTAGATAAGGTTCATGCTGCTCCTTTAAATCCTAATGGCTTTAAAATTAATGGAGTAGCTGAATTATTAGCTATTTCAGAAAACAAGTTATATGTAATGGAACGATCATTTGCAATTGGTGCAACTCCATCAAACTCAATCAGAGTATTTGAGGTTGATTTACAAAATGCGACAAATGTCATCAATATGCCTTCACTGGCAAATGCACAATTTAAACCTGTAGCAAAACAGCTCGTTTATAATCTATCGAAACTTAAATCTGAAGTAGATAATGTGGAAGGAATTTGTTTCGGTCCCAACTTACCCAACGGAAATAAAACAATTTTATTGGTTTCTGACAATAATTTTAGCACTATTCAAAAAACACAATTTTTGGTTTTCGAGTTAATAAAATAA